In Onychostoma macrolepis isolate SWU-2019 chromosome 12, ASM1243209v1, whole genome shotgun sequence, a single window of DNA contains:
- the rpl38 gene encoding 60S ribosomal protein L38, with translation MPRKIEEIKDFLLTARRKDAKSVKIKKNKDNVKFKVRCSRYLYTLVITDKEKAEKLKQSLPPGLAVKELK, from the exons ATG CCACGCAAAATTGAAGAAATCAAAGATTTCCTGCTTACAGCAAGGAGGAAGGATGCCAAGT CTGTCAAAATCAAGAAGAACAAGGACAATGTGAAGTTCAAGGTCCGCTGCAGCAGATATCTGTACACATTGGTCATCACAGACAAAGAGAAGGCTGAGAAGCTCAAGCAGTCCCTGCCACCAG GTCTGGCTGTGAAGGAGCTGAAGTAG